The following are from one region of the Halarsenatibacter silvermanii genome:
- a CDS encoding glutaredoxin family protein — protein MPDLTIYTKDGCPFCQKAIDHYREKNVEFEEINTSEDKEARRYAMENFGVERVPVIVREGELEQIGFGGGG, from the coding sequence TTGCCCGACCTAACTATCTACACCAAAGACGGCTGTCCATTCTGTCAGAAAGCTATAGACCATTACCGGGAGAAGAATGTTGAATTTGAAGAGATCAATACTTCAGAAGATAAAGAAGCCCGCAGATATGCCATGGAAAACTTTGGCGTTGAGAGAGTTCCGGTAATTGTAAGGGAAGGTGAATTGGAACAGATAGGTTTTGGCGGTGGAGGTTGA
- a CDS encoding (Fe-S)-binding protein translates to MTLNRVDITYISPCLADPDKIRLKADLGSNIGDIFPFVNAEIERANYNPGLPSLSLQKEFRTITLYEEKMTMIKAENSTDAMQVIEWLKDIINDIYARKDEIEPDHTASDPPRPLEIFKLLPKTNCSKCGELTCLAFAVQLLEYEQDLENCPKLKEKDYADARETLKAMLPQ, encoded by the coding sequence ATGACACTGAACAGAGTCGACATTACCTACATATCACCCTGTCTTGCTGATCCTGATAAGATCAGATTAAAAGCTGATCTGGGATCCAATATTGGAGATATTTTTCCCTTTGTAAACGCTGAAATTGAAAGAGCAAATTATAATCCCGGTCTGCCCAGCCTCTCTCTGCAAAAGGAGTTCAGAACCATAACCCTTTACGAAGAGAAAATGACCATGATTAAAGCGGAAAATTCCACCGACGCCATGCAGGTTATAGAGTGGTTGAAGGATATCATAAATGATATTTATGCACGCAAAGATGAAATTGAACCGGATCATACAGCATCAGACCCTCCGCGTCCCCTGGAAATATTTAAGCTGCTGCCTAAAACAAACTGCAGCAAATGCGGGGAACTAACCTGTCTTGCCTTTGCGGTGCAGCTGTTAGAATACGAACAGGATCTGGAAAACTGTCCCAAACTGAAAGAAAAGGACTACGCTGATGCCAGAGAAACTCTTAAGGCCATGCTGCCACAATAG
- a CDS encoding aminotransferase class V-fold PLP-dependent enzyme codes for MAIYLDNAATSYPKPDSVQKEMNNYMQNIGVNPGRGAYQRALKAEQIVFSTRQALGDLFNIDDVSRIVFTANVTEALNLAIKGFVPEKSHVITTSFEHNAVWRPLKHLQKEKEVKISTIGAPDRAFIDKKELEEAHSKNTELVIINHASNVTGAIAPLETVGEFCQEKNLPLLVDSAQTAGILPIDVQEYNISMLGFTGHKGLLGPTGTGGLYIDSEIELAPLKEGGTGSKSYLERQPEDLPDRFEAGTVNSVGLAGLKSGVEYLLQRGIEEIRQHELQLTEYLLDVLGDLQDCEIYSPLSAEDLVAVVSVNLADIPAEEAAYVLDDVYDIMVRAGLHCSPQAHKMLGTEDRGSLRFSPGIFNSKQDIERAGEALKKILQRGTGVNS; via the coding sequence ATGGCTATATATCTCGATAATGCCGCAACATCCTATCCCAAGCCCGATTCTGTACAGAAAGAGATGAATAACTATATGCAAAATATAGGAGTGAATCCGGGCCGGGGAGCCTACCAGCGGGCGCTTAAAGCCGAACAGATAGTATTCTCAACCCGTCAGGCTCTGGGTGATTTATTCAATATAGACGATGTCAGCCGAATTGTATTTACAGCCAATGTGACGGAAGCTTTAAACCTGGCAATAAAGGGCTTTGTCCCGGAAAAAAGCCATGTTATCACCACCAGTTTTGAGCATAACGCTGTCTGGAGGCCCTTAAAGCACCTGCAAAAAGAAAAAGAGGTGAAGATAAGCACCATAGGGGCTCCCGATAGAGCTTTTATAGATAAAAAGGAGTTAGAGGAAGCCCATTCAAAAAATACCGAACTGGTAATCATCAATCATGCTTCTAATGTCACCGGGGCCATCGCCCCTCTGGAAACTGTCGGTGAATTCTGCCAGGAAAAAAATTTGCCTCTGCTGGTAGACAGTGCCCAGACAGCCGGGATTCTGCCGATTGATGTGCAGGAGTATAATATCTCAATGCTGGGATTTACCGGTCATAAGGGGCTGCTGGGCCCAACCGGAACCGGAGGACTTTATATAGATTCCGAAATTGAACTCGCCCCCCTCAAAGAGGGAGGAACTGGCAGCAAATCCTATCTGGAAAGACAGCCCGAAGATTTACCCGACCGCTTTGAAGCCGGCACGGTCAATTCCGTCGGTCTTGCCGGTTTAAAGTCAGGGGTTGAATATTTACTTCAGCGTGGAATAGAAGAGATCCGGCAGCATGAACTCCAGCTGACAGAATATCTCCTGGATGTGCTGGGTGATTTACAGGACTGTGAAATCTATAGTCCTCTTTCAGCCGAAGATTTAGTTGCAGTTGTCTCTGTTAATCTGGCGGATATTCCGGCCGAAGAGGCGGCCTATGTGCTTGACGATGTATATGATATTATGGTCCGGGCCGGGCTGCACTGTTCACCTCAAGCCCACAAAATGCTGGGCACCGAAGACAGGGGCAGCCTCAGGTTCAGCCCGGGAATCTTTAACAGCAAACAGGATATTGAGAGGGCGGGAGAGGCGCTGAAAAAAATTCTGCAGCGCGGAACCGGGGTGAATTCTTAG
- a CDS encoding thioredoxin family protein → MKVEVLGPGCKNCETLAERTKRAIEELGLEADFEHIKDMNEMTERGIALSPALVVDGEAVVTGEVPSAEGIKDILQNS, encoded by the coding sequence ATGAAAGTTGAAGTTTTAGGACCGGGCTGCAAGAATTGCGAGACGCTGGCAGAAAGGACCAAAAGAGCCATTGAAGAGTTAGGGCTTGAAGCCGATTTTGAGCATATCAAAGATATGAATGAGATGACAGAACGGGGGATTGCTCTATCTCCGGCTTTAGTTGTGGATGGTGAGGCAGTAGTTACCGGTGAAGTGCCATCAGCAGAGGGGATAAAGGATATTTTGCAGAATAGTTAA